Proteins co-encoded in one Conger conger chromosome 4, fConCon1.1, whole genome shotgun sequence genomic window:
- the rrs1 gene encoding ribosome biogenesis regulatory protein homolog, with product MATCSIEDVLAKAEKDEAEKLKSITVIKELDLEFDLGNMLALDKNPPSIREFRENKKDEFLRSLARDNAQLLLNEIWKLPTERVDEVIVAKLPEPTTRLPREKPPPKPRPPTKWEEFAKLKGIQKKKKTNLMWDDVHKEWKRRWGYKRAKDDTKEWLLEVPETADPNEDQFAKRNKAKKERVAKNELNRLRNIARAQKIKVPGIGLAPTGQQSKSELEKAVHVAKLSTASVGKFQDRLPKEKAPRNTGKKRKFQPLIGDFSTEKQKQLDILKIMDGKKPRLDINKAVNKQMREEDMESDSKKKGRPGKKGGKGKGKGNFSGKKGKGTGSAKGGKNRKPRMKLGKR from the coding sequence ATGGCAACTTGCAGTATAGAAGACGTGTTGGCTAAAGCTGAGAAAGATGAAGCAGAGAAACTCAAAAGTATAACAGTAATCAAAGAGCTTGATCTAGAATTTGACCTAGGTAACATGCTCGCTTTAGACAAGAATCCGCCTAGTATTCGAGAGTTCAGGGAGAATAAAAAAGACGAGTTTCTGCGCTCTCTGGCCCGGGATAACGCACAGCTGCTACTCAACGAGATCTGGAAATTGCCCACCGAGAGAGTTGATGAGGTAATAGTTGCCAAATTACCCGAACCAACTACTCGGTTGCCCAGGGAAAAGCCACCACCGAAGCCCAGACCCCCGACTAAATGGGAGGAGTTCGCCAAACTGAAGGGAatccagaagaaaaagaaaactaacTTGATGTGGGACGACGTGCATAAGGAATGGAAAAGGCGATGGGGCTACAAACGTGCCAAGGATGACACGAAAGAGTGGCTTCTTGAAGTTCCTGAGACCGCGGATCCAAATGAGGACCAGTTCGCGAAGCGCAACAAGgccaagaaagagagagtggcaAAGAACGAGTTAAATCGTTTGCGGAACATTGCCAGGGCACAGAAGATAAAAGTGCCAGGGATTGGTCTTGCACCAACCGGACAGCAGTCCAAATCCGAGCTGGAGAAAGCAGTGCATGTGGCTAAACTGTCCACCGCTTCGGTCGGTAAATTTCAAGACCGTCTACCAAAGGAGAAGGCGCCCAGAAATACTGGGAAGAAAAGGAAGTTTCAACCTCTCATTGGGGACTTCTCCACTGAAAAGCAAAAACAGCTGGACATTTTGAAAATTATGGACGGCAAAAAGCCCCGACTGGACATCAACAAAGCGGTGAACAAGCAAATGAGAGAAGAGGACATGGAGTCTGATTCCAAAAAGAAAGGTCGCCCAGGAAAGAAGGgtggaaagggaaagggaaagggaaattTTTCGGGGAAAAAGGGGAAAGGAACCGGGTCAGCCAAGGGTGGTAAAAACCGCAAACCACGTATGAAGCTGGGGAAACGATAG